One Glycine soja cultivar W05 chromosome 2, ASM419377v2, whole genome shotgun sequence genomic region harbors:
- the LOC114383941 gene encoding small ribosomal subunit protein S13, mitochondrial — MFGSARILSDVTLRLRQNLSVHGVRVQNINIGGGVGGEIPDNKRLVYALQNLHGIGRSKAQHIVAELGVENKFVKDLSKRELYSIRELLSKYLIGNDLKKCVERDVGRLVGIQCYRGIRHVDSLPCRGQRTHTNARTRRSRKTFSGSR; from the exons ATGTTCGGTTCCGCACGAATCCTCTCCGACGTCACTCTCCGCCTCCGTCAAAACCTTTCG gttCACGGTGTGCGCGTGCAGAACATAAACATCGGAGGCGGTGTGGGAGGCGAGATCCCGGACAACAAGCGTCTGGTGTACGCTCTTCAGAACCTCCACGGAATAGGCCGTTCCAAGGCGCAACACATCGTCGCCGAGCTCGGCGTCGAGAACAAATTCGTCAAGGACCTTAGCAAGAGAGAACTCTATTCCATTCGTGAATTGCTCTCCAAGTATCTCATCGGAAATGATTTG AAAAAGTGTGTTGAGAGAGATGTGGGAAGGTTGGTGGGCATTCAGTGCTACCGAGGGATTAGACATGTTGATAGCTTGCCATGCCGCGGACAGAGGACTCATACAAATGCACGCACCAGGAGGAGCCGGAAAACTTTCTCCGGATCCAGATAG
- the LOC114370597 gene encoding uncharacterized protein LOC114370597, with translation MARSLVMIHPLPSISHIGFTVMSLMVCAIALLMCASHSRKWPKWISCYAFVEEPVIEFNNEAVMNTCDERQEDGSLWQKNILMGGKCQLPDFSGVIIYDSDGNIVNPARTSPPLLTWK, from the coding sequence ATGGCTCGGTCACTGGTAATGATCCACCCTCTACCAAGCATTTCACATATTGGCTTCACTGTTATGAGCCTTATGGTGTGTGCCATTGCATTGCTTATGTGTGCTTCTCATTCACGCAAATGGCCTAAGTGGATCTCTTGCTATGCCTTCGTAGAAGAACCTGTCATAGAATTCAACAATGAAGCTGTCATGAACACTTGTGATGAGCGACAAGAAGATGGCTCACTTTGGCAGAAGAACATTCTAATGGGTGGGAAGTGCCAGCTCCCTGATTTCTCTGGTGTCATAATATATGATTCTGATGGCAATATAGTTAATCCTGCTAGAACTTCTCCTCCATTACTAACCTGGAAATAA
- the LOC114370001 gene encoding pentatricopeptide repeat-containing protein At5g59600-like, with protein MNILSLHSKLVGMYASCADLKSAKLLFKKIEHPNVFAFNWMVLGLAYNGHFDDALLYFRWMREVGHTGNNFTFSIVLKACVGLMDVNMGRQVHAMVCEMGFQNDVSVANALIDMYGKCGSISYARRLFDGMRERDVASWTSMICGFCNVGEIEQALMLFERMRLEGLEPNDFTWNAIIAAYARSSDSRKAFGFFERMKREGVVPDVVAWNALISGFVQNHQVREAFKMFWEMILSRIQPNQVTVVALLPACGSAGFVKWGREIHGFICRKGFDGNVFIASALIDMYSKCGSVKDARNVFDKIPCKNVASWNAMIDCYGKCGMVDSALALFNKMQEEGLRPNEVTFTCVLSACSHSGSVHRGLEIFSSMKQCYGIEASMQHYACVVDILCRSGRTEEAYEFFKGLPIQVTESMAGAFLHGCKVHGRRDLAKMMADEIMRMKLKGPGSFVTLSNIYAADGDWEEVGNVRNVMKERNVHKQSGFSWIEKPGGILEGEKEKEGNNMASELDM; from the coding sequence ATGAACATCTTGTCTCTTCATTCAAAGCTTGTTGGAATGTATGCAAGTTGTGCTGACCTGAAATCAGCAAAActcttgtttaaaaaaattgaacaccCAAATGTTTTTGCATTCAACTGGATGGTTTTGGGGTTGGCTTACAATGGCCACTTTGATGATGCATTGTTGTACTTTCGTTGGATGCGCGAGGTTGGCCACACTGGCAACAATTTCACCTTTTCCATTGTTCTTAAAGCATGTGTTGGCTTGATGGATGTGAACATGGGGAGACAGGTTCATGCCATGGTTTGTGAGATGGGTTTTCAAAATGATGTGTCCGTTGCCAATGCTCTCATAGATATGTATGGCAAATGCGGGAGCATTTCTTATGCTCGTCGTTTGTTTGATGGAATGCGTGAGAGAGATGTTGCCTCGTGGACATCAATGATTTGTGGGTTTTGTAATGTGGGGGAAATTGAGCAAGCGCTGATGTTGTTTGAGAGGATGAGGCTGGAAGGACTGGAGCCAAATGATTTCACATGGAATGCGATTATTGCAGCATATGCTCGGTCGAGTGATAGCAGGAAAGCCTTTGGTTTCTTTGAGAGGATGAAAAGGGAAGGTGTTGTTCCTGATGTGGTTGCATGGAATGCATTGATTTCTGGGTTTGTACAGAATCATCAAGTAAGGGAAGCGTTTAAAATGTTCTGGGAGATGATACTTTCAAGGATTCAGCCAAATCAAGTGACTGTTGTTGCACTGCTTCCTGCATGTGGATCAGCAGGTTTTGTTAAATGGGGAAGAGAGATTCATGGATTTATATGCCGGAAGGGGTTTGATGGGAATGTTTTCATTGCTAGTGCCCTTATTGACATGTATTCAAAGTGTGGGAGTGTGAAAGATGCTCGAAATGTATTTGACAAGATTCCATGTAAGAATGTTGCATCATGGAATGCAATGATTGATTGCTATGGGAAGTGTGGCATGGTTGATTCCGCCTTGGCACTGTTCAATAAAATGCAGGAAGAAGGACTGAGGCCGAATGAAGTTACTTTTACATGTGTTCTTTCAGCTTGCAGCCATAGTGGTTCAGTGCATAGAGGTTTAGAGATCTTCTCATCAATGAAACAATGTTATGGGATCGAGGCAAGCATGCAGCATTATGCTTGTGTTGTTGATATCTTGTGCCGTTCAGGAAGGACGGAAGAAGCATATGAATTTTTCAAAGGCTTGCCAATACAAGTCACAGAGTCAATGGCTGGGGCTTTTCTACATGGGTGCAAAGTCCATGGAAGAAGAGATCTGGCTAAAATGATGGCAGATGAAATAATGAGAATGAAGTTAAAAGGACCTGGTAGCTTTGTTACACTGTCAAATATCTATGCTGCTGATGGTGACTGGGAAGAGGTTGGGAATGTAAGGAAtgtgatgaaagaaagaaatgtcCATAAGCAGTCTGGTTTTAGTTGGATTGAAAAGCCAGGTGGGATTCTTGAaggggagaaagagaaagaagggaACAATATGGCCAGTGAATTGGATATGTGA
- the LOC114383947 gene encoding DEAD-box ATP-dependent RNA helicase 39, whose product MLLLKTPLCYLNLNLPNTPSMAGATGRTLFTLSLSSSSSLTRLSLIPKRVPLPKPLPLFRRFRPLCSVSAAAPEAADAKHSILLERLRSRHLRDAAKAAPEPRKKEKVAAAAAAAAAAAEAKEKKKAVASFEELGLSEEVMGAVREMGIEVPTEIQSIGIPAVLEEKSVVLGSHTGSGKTLAYLLPLAQLLRRDEQLNGILLKPRRPRAVVLCPTRELSEQVFRVAKSISHHARFRCTMVSGGGRLRPQEDSLNNPIDVVVGTPGRVLQHIEEGNMVYGDIKYLVLDEADTMFDRGFGPDIRKFIGPLKNRASKPDGLGFQTILVTATMTKAVQNLIDEEFLGIVHLRTSTLHKKISSARHDFIKLAGSENKLEALLQVLEPSLAKGNRVMVFCNTLDSSRAVDHFLGENQISAVNYHGEVPAEQRVENLRKFKSDGDDCPTLVCTDLAARGLDLDVDHVVMFDFPLNSIDYLHRTGRTARMGAKGKVTSLVAKKDLDLASKIEDALRKNESLEAITKESVRRDIARTQNQSTEKGKSKRLVKVSKVMGKSGSRFGSGNNGSGMKSGKGSPVKSMKKGIQVSKSGKSSSANSLRKASTEKRQSSKMVSATKSTNSKLNVVGFRGKNSSSNNKESGL is encoded by the exons ATGCTTCTTCTAAAAACCCCACTCTGTTATCTCAACCTAAACCTCCCAAACACCCCATCCATGGCGGGAGCAACAGGCAGAACCCTCTTCACCCTCTCCCTCTCTTCCTCCTCTTCCCTCACGCGCCTCTCTCTCATCCCCAAGCGCGTCCCACTCCCCAAACCCCTCCCCCTCTTCCGCCGCTTCCGCCCTCTCTGCTCCGTCTCCGCCGCCGCGCCGGAAGCTGCCGACGCGAAGCACTCAATACTCCTCGAGAGGCTCCGGTCCCGACACCTCCGTGACGCCGCGAAGGCCGCCCCCGAAccgaggaagaaggagaaggtCGCCGCCGCAGCCGcagccgccgccgccgccgccgaagcgaaggagaagaagaaggcggTTGCGAGCTTCGAGGAGCTGGGACTGAGTGAGGAGGTCATGGGGGCTGTTAGGGAAATGGGAATTGAAGTTCCCACTGAGATACAGAGCATTGGCATCCCTGCCGTTTTGGAAGAGAAGAGCGTCGTTTTGGGGTCGCACACTGGCTCTGGCAAAACCCTCGCTTACTTGCTTCCCCTTGCTCAG TTGTTAAGACGGGACGAACAATTGAATGGAATACTGTTGAAGCCCAGGCGTCCACGAGCTGTTGTGCTGTGTCCTACGAGGGAGTTATCCGAGCAG GTTTTTCGAGTTGCAAAATCGATAAGCCATCATGCACGATTCAGGTGTACCATGGTAAGTGGTGGTGGCCGGCTTAGGCCTCAGGAGGATTCACTTAATAACCCCATTGATGTGGTAGTTGGTACCCCTGGCAGGGTTCTTCAACATATTGAGGAGGGAAATATGGTATATGGTGACATCAAATACTTG GTTTTGGATGAGGCGGACACAATGTTTGATCGGGGCTTTGGTCCTGATATACGCAAATTTATAGGCCCATTAAAAAATCGTGCTTCAAAACCTGATGGCCTAGGTTTTCAGACTATCTTGGTAACTGCAACCATGACAAAG GCTGTGCAAAATCTGATTGATGAGGAGTTTCTAGGCATTGTTCATCTGCGCACGTCAACATTGCATAAAAAGATTTCTTCTGCTCGTCATGATTTTATTAAACTTGCAGGTTCTGAGAACAAGCTTGAAGCATTACTTCAG GTACTAGAGCCAAGCCTAGCAAAAGGGAATAGGGTGATGGTTTTCTGCAATACATTGGATTCAAGTCGTGCTGTGGATCATTTTCTTGGTGAAAATCAGATTTCTGCTGTGAACTACCATGGGGAGGTACCAGCAGAGCAAAG GGTTGAAAATCTCAGAAAGTTCAAGAGTGATGGTGATGATTGTCCTACATTGGTTTGCACGGACTTGGCTGCTAGGGGTCTAGACTTGGATGTAGATCATGTTGTCATGTTTGACTTCCCCTTGAATTCC ATTGACTACCTTCATCGCACTGGTAGAACTGCTCGTATGGGTGCAAAAG GGAAGGTAACAAGTTTAGTTGCTAAAAAGGACTTGGACTTGGCCAGCAAAATAGAGGACGCATTAAGGAAGAATGAGAGTTTGGAGGCTATCACAAAAGAAAGTGTCCGAAGGGACATTGCAAGGACCCAAAATCAAAGCACTGAGAAGGGAAAGAGCAAAAGATTGGTTAAAGTTTCAAAAGTTATGGGCAAATCTGGTAGTCGTTTTGGTTCTGGGAATAATGGATCAGGTATGAAATCTGGTAAAGGGTCACCAGTCAAATCTATGAAGAAAGGGATTCAAGTTTCAAAATCTGGAAAATCTTCTAGTGCAAATAGCTTAAGAAAAGCTTCTACAGAGAAGAGGCAATCAAGTAAAATGGTCAGTGCCACCAAATCTACGAATTCTAAACTCAATGTTGTGGGGTTTAGGGGGAAAAATTCGTCTTCAAATAATAAAGAATCGGGTTTGTGA
- the LOC114383951 gene encoding UPF0481 protein At3g47200-like — protein sequence MDGASSVIPEYSEIGSTSSSESQAQAQYLETQLTNMLRKVDPEITELNEKCIYRVPEKFRRVNPKAYTPRVVSIGPFHNPRYSNGGDNLKLMEERKLKYLEKFLNRNKHLSMKGLFLRLIEKEKQIRGYYAEPVSYSSDDFLTMILVDACFIIEHFLRYYTGLTLTERDTLSEPCLLSDIYHDMILLENQLPFFVLEDIFNSAHPGMIVEFPYKDVKGINDDYAGPITDVESLSFIAITFHYFRKYNHYIIEPAHIDRPYHFIDLLRIFWLPIPIPPESLKSGFMDKLIPSASQLSEVGLIFKASLTPGLFDIKYDHHMGVMEIPCILINHKTETELRNILALEQCRYILSPNMTQYLFILDCLVNTDKDASILIDNKIFINWLGDANAVAKMFNSLCSNVGLPFISEECFSLCDNLVKFYENPRNKYKAIFYHEYFNTPWKKASTSAAVLLLLLTLIQTICSVISFF from the coding sequence ATGGACGGAGCTTCATCAGTGATTCCAGAATATTCGGAGATAGGCAGCACAAGTAGTTCAGAGAGTCAAGCTCAGGCTCAGTATTTGGAGACACAATTAACCAACATGCTTCGAAAAGTGGATCCAGAAATTACAGAACTCAATGAGAAATGCATTTATAGAGTACCAGAAAAATTTCGCCGTGTTAATCCAAAAGCCTATACTCCTCGGGTTGTTTCAATTGGCCCGTTTCACAATCCACGGTACTCTAACGGAGGTGACAATTTGAAACTAATGGAAGAACGAAAGCTGAAATATCTTGAGAAATTTCTAAATAGAAACAAGCACTTGAGCATGAAGGGTTTATTTCTCAGACTTATTGAGAAGGAAAAGCAGATAAGAGGTTATTATGCAGAGCCTGTCAGTTATAGCAGCGACGATTTCTTAACGATGATTCTAGTTGATGCTTGTTTTATAATTGAGCATTTTCTTAGATACTATACAGGCTTAACTTTAACAGAAAGAGACACCTTATCAGAACCATGCTTGTTAAGTGATATTTATCATGATATGATTCTGCTTGAAAATCAACTTCCTTTTTTCGTTCTTGAAGACATATTCAACTCTGCTCACCCGGGTATGATTGTTGAATTTCCCTACAAGGATGTTAAAGGCATAAACGACGACTACGCTGGCCCTATTACAGATGTTGAGTCTCTCTCCTTTATTGCTATTACTTTCCACTATTTTCGAAAATACAACCACTATATCATAGAACCTGCCCATATTGATCGTCCATATCATTTCATTGATCTTCTAAGAATCTTTTGGCTTCCAATTCCAATTCCTCCTGAAAGTCTAAAATCAGGTTTTATGGATAAACTTATACCAAGTGCAAGCCAACTATCAGAGGTAGGTCTGATATTCAAAGCTAGTTTAACTCCAGGCTTGTTTGACATAAAATATGATCATCATATGGGTGTTATGGAAATTCCATGCATACTTATAAATCACAAGACGGAGACGGAGTTGAGAAATATACTGGCATTAGAGCAATGTCGCTACATACTTTCACCCAACATGACTCAGTACTTGTTCATCCTAGATTGTCTTGTCAACACCGACAAAGACGCAAGCATACTAATTGATAACAAAATTTTTATCAATTGGTTGGGTGATGCCAATGCTGTGGCTAAAATGTTTAACAGTCTTTGTTCAAATGTTGGTCTGCCATTTATCAGTGAAGAGTGTTTTTCTCTCTGTGATAACTTGGTTAAATTCTATGAAAATCCTCGCAACAAGTACAAGGCTATCTTTTATCATGAGTACTTCAACACTCCATGGAAAAAAGCATCTACATCTGCTGCAGTTCTACTCCTTTTGCTCACTCTGATTCAGACTATATGTTCCGTCATCTCGTTTTTTTGA